One segment of Leptospirillum ferrooxidans C2-3 DNA contains the following:
- a CDS encoding citryl-CoA lyase: MSERTEGSSTKNWRTSVAGQVDGKTVVRGYPLDDLIGNVSFAEGIYLVLKGELPSEKERKMMEAMLVACIDHGIGPPSVVSARTVYSGGNPLNAAVAAGVLTLGDHHGGAIEQCAKIYQEQLGADVTDVTAHARQVVEDFSKKKKRFPGYGHKLYKRDPRTLRILDLAKEYGFSGRYVEFAVAIQDALEAQSQKPLPLNVDGMIAAVISEMGLSWKTGKGIFIIGRIPGLVAHIVEEWNREKPFRRLEEGSYEYDGPGVRPVPKKS, translated from the coding sequence ATGAGTGAAAGAACTGAAGGGTCCTCAACAAAAAACTGGAGAACATCCGTTGCAGGACAAGTGGATGGAAAAACTGTAGTACGGGGGTATCCCCTAGATGATCTGATTGGAAATGTTTCTTTTGCAGAGGGGATTTATCTGGTTTTGAAAGGCGAACTTCCTTCGGAAAAAGAACGAAAAATGATGGAAGCAATGCTGGTTGCTTGTATTGACCATGGGATCGGTCCACCATCAGTGGTTTCGGCCCGAACGGTTTACTCCGGGGGGAATCCATTGAATGCAGCTGTTGCCGCCGGGGTTTTGACTTTGGGTGACCACCATGGCGGAGCGATTGAGCAATGTGCAAAAATCTATCAGGAACAATTGGGTGCTGATGTAACGGATGTGACAGCCCATGCACGCCAGGTTGTTGAAGACTTTTCCAAAAAGAAAAAACGTTTTCCGGGATACGGCCATAAGCTTTACAAGCGAGATCCCAGAACCCTCCGTATTCTTGACCTGGCTAAAGAATATGGGTTTTCCGGGCGTTACGTGGAGTTTGCTGTTGCCATCCAGGATGCCTTGGAAGCGCAGTCACAAAAACCGCTTCCCTTGAATGTCGATGGAATGATTGCAGCGGTTATTTCCGAAATGGGACTTTCCTGGAAGACAGGGAAAGGGATCTTTATCATCGGCAGGATTCCAGGACTTGTTGCCCATATCGTTGAAGAATGGAATAGGGAAAAGCCGTTCAGACGTCTTGAGGAAGGCTCCTATGAATATGATGGTCCAGGAGTGAGACCCGTTCCCAAGAAATCCTGA
- a CDS encoding aconitate hydratase — translation MALNLTQKIFKEHLVSGEIVAGKEVAIRIDQTLTQDATGTMAYLQFEALGLDRVKTELSVSYVDHNMLQTGFENADDHRYLQTVAARYGIVFSRPGNGICHQVHLERFGKPGKTLLGSDSHTPTNGGVGMIAIGAGGLDVALAMGGEAFHLSMPKVVQVKLTGRLQPFVSAKDVILELLRRLTVKGGVNRIFEYTGEGVLSLSVPERSTITNMGAELGATTSIFPSDERTREYLKAQGREKDYRAYAADPGASYDETVEIDLDTLEPLIAQPHSPDNVVKVRDIQGIPVSQVAIGSCTNSSFKDLMTISHLMKGKMVSPGVSLGFSPGSRQTLEMISQNGVLGNMITAGARLLESACGPCIGMGFAPPSGGVSVRTFNRNFEGRSGTKDAKVYLASPEVAAACAITGVITDPRDLGVKFEQIEIPSEYVLDDRMFIFPQADGKDVEIMRGPNIKPLPTRDRIASQIKGKALLKVGDNITTDHIMPAGAKVLPLRSNVPAISQYVFEAIDPTFPKRAKEEGGGFIIGGNNYGQGSSREHAALAPMYLGIRGVITKSFARIHLANLINFGILPLTFVNESDYDKIDAGDVLELETANLDKKPLTLKNVTKGISIPVTHALSSRDLDIVAAGGTLSYVKSRTA, via the coding sequence ATGGCGCTTAATCTGACGCAGAAGATTTTTAAAGAACACCTCGTTTCCGGAGAAATTGTTGCCGGAAAAGAAGTTGCCATACGAATTGATCAGACACTCACTCAAGATGCGACCGGGACAATGGCCTATCTTCAGTTTGAAGCTCTCGGCCTTGATCGCGTTAAGACAGAGCTCTCTGTTTCCTATGTTGACCACAACATGTTGCAAACAGGCTTTGAAAATGCGGACGATCACCGCTATCTCCAAACTGTTGCTGCCCGTTACGGAATTGTTTTCTCCCGTCCTGGCAATGGTATCTGTCATCAGGTGCATCTCGAGAGATTTGGTAAGCCAGGGAAGACCCTCCTTGGTTCTGACAGCCACACCCCGACCAACGGTGGCGTTGGAATGATAGCCATTGGTGCTGGCGGTCTTGATGTTGCCTTGGCAATGGGAGGCGAAGCCTTTCACCTCTCGATGCCAAAAGTTGTCCAGGTGAAGTTGACTGGTCGTTTGCAGCCTTTTGTTTCGGCAAAAGACGTGATTCTTGAGCTTTTGCGCCGTCTGACCGTCAAGGGCGGTGTCAATAGGATCTTTGAATACACCGGGGAAGGTGTCCTCTCCCTTTCTGTTCCGGAGCGTTCTACTATTACCAATATGGGTGCCGAGCTTGGGGCAACGACTTCAATTTTTCCAAGCGATGAGAGAACACGGGAATATCTCAAGGCACAAGGACGGGAAAAGGATTATCGGGCTTATGCAGCTGATCCCGGCGCCTCGTATGATGAGACCGTCGAGATTGATCTGGATACCCTGGAACCTTTGATTGCTCAGCCTCATTCCCCTGATAATGTTGTAAAGGTTCGCGATATCCAGGGAATCCCTGTGTCTCAGGTTGCGATCGGCTCATGTACAAACTCTTCCTTCAAGGACTTGATGACGATTTCCCATCTGATGAAGGGGAAGATGGTCAGCCCGGGGGTTAGCCTTGGTTTTTCTCCAGGATCCCGTCAGACACTTGAAATGATTTCACAAAATGGTGTTCTTGGGAACATGATCACTGCAGGAGCCCGTCTTCTTGAAAGTGCCTGTGGTCCGTGTATCGGGATGGGTTTTGCTCCTCCATCCGGCGGTGTTTCCGTCCGTACGTTCAACCGTAATTTTGAGGGACGTAGCGGTACCAAGGATGCAAAGGTTTATCTGGCCAGTCCTGAAGTGGCTGCAGCCTGTGCCATAACAGGTGTGATTACCGATCCCCGCGATCTGGGTGTCAAGTTCGAGCAAATCGAAATACCATCCGAGTATGTCCTAGATGATCGTATGTTCATCTTCCCCCAGGCAGATGGTAAAGATGTTGAGATCATGAGAGGACCGAATATCAAGCCTCTTCCGACGCGTGACCGGATTGCCTCTCAAATCAAGGGTAAAGCCCTTCTCAAGGTTGGCGATAACATCACAACCGACCACATTATGCCGGCGGGTGCAAAGGTGCTGCCCCTTCGTTCAAATGTGCCGGCAATCAGTCAGTATGTTTTTGAAGCAATTGATCCGACTTTCCCGAAAAGGGCAAAGGAAGAAGGTGGTGGCTTTATCATCGGCGGGAACAACTACGGACAGGGATCCAGCCGTGAACACGCCGCACTCGCTCCGATGTATCTTGGTATCAGGGGTGTTATTACGAAATCATTTGCCAGGATCCATCTGGCAAACTTGATCAACTTCGGTATCCTGCCACTCACTTTTGTCAATGAATCTGATTATGACAAGATTGATGCAGGAGATGTCCTTGAACTGGAAACAGCAAATCTGGATAAAAAGCCCCTCACACTGAAAAATGTGACGAAGGGAATCTCCATTCCTGTGACCCACGCCTTGAGCAGCCGCGATCTCGATATTGTGGCAGCAGGTGGGACACTGTCCTATGTGAAATCCCGCACTGCCTAA
- a CDS encoding succinate--CoA ligase subunit alpha, giving the protein MKGPVYLNENTGIIVIGATGREASQVIKESEALYPGIIKAGVTPGKGGSTELAVPVFDTLFQAKKDPAIGPKINTALIYVPPASVLDAVMECLDAEIKVIYIITEHVPIRDSEIIYQEKIRRNAIIVGGTSLGCFVPSVGRIGAIGGKDPTVAFRQGGLLIISKSGGLTVTTAEMFKRRGWGTYCALAIGGDIISNTTYADVLMQVKDDPNVKGVVMLGEPGGSYEEQAAELITSGVFKKPVAAFISGRFQERMPEGVAFGHAGAIVERGMGKATDKIERLDAAGKKHPVKVAFYYHELVSAIESLGVPRDFEDSTSAHVAPLYSTIR; this is encoded by the coding sequence TTGAAGGGCCCTGTTTATCTCAATGAAAATACTGGAATCATCGTGATCGGAGCGACCGGAAGGGAAGCGTCTCAGGTGATCAAGGAGTCTGAAGCTCTTTATCCCGGAATCATCAAAGCTGGCGTGACACCTGGTAAGGGCGGCTCGACAGAGCTTGCTGTTCCCGTTTTTGACACTTTGTTTCAGGCAAAAAAAGACCCCGCTATCGGTCCAAAGATTAATACTGCGTTGATTTATGTGCCACCAGCATCTGTCCTTGATGCTGTCATGGAGTGTCTGGATGCAGAGATCAAGGTGATCTATATTATCACGGAGCATGTTCCCATTCGCGACTCTGAAATCATCTATCAGGAGAAAATTCGCCGCAATGCAATCATTGTCGGGGGAACAAGCCTTGGCTGTTTTGTGCCATCCGTCGGGAGAATCGGGGCTATTGGCGGTAAGGATCCAACGGTCGCATTCCGTCAGGGAGGTCTGCTGATCATCTCAAAGAGTGGTGGTCTGACGGTGACAACGGCTGAGATGTTCAAGCGAAGAGGCTGGGGCACCTATTGTGCGTTGGCTATCGGAGGAGATATTATAAGTAATACCACCTATGCGGATGTCCTTATGCAAGTCAAGGATGATCCAAATGTCAAGGGTGTGGTGATGTTGGGTGAGCCTGGTGGCTCCTATGAAGAGCAGGCTGCCGAGTTGATTACCTCTGGAGTATTCAAGAAGCCTGTGGCGGCTTTTATTTCCGGTCGATTTCAGGAAAGAATGCCTGAAGGCGTTGCCTTTGGTCATGCAGGGGCCATTGTGGAAAGAGGAATGGGAAAGGCGACTGACAAGATTGAACGTCTTGATGCTGCAGGAAAAAAACACCCTGTCAAGGTTGCTTTTTATTATCATGAGCTTGTTTCTGCGATCGAGAGCCTTGGTGTCCCCAGGGATTTTGAAGACAGCACCTCAGCTCATGTTGCTCCTCTCTACTCTACAATCAGGTAG